GCACCTGACGGACATATGCTTGCGCAGACGCCGCAGCCGGCGCAGATTACCTCGTCTATACGCGCCTTTCCCGCCGCCTGGTCCCATATAAGGCCGGGGCACCTGAAAATCCTTGTACACAAGCGGTTGCACCCGCACTTTTCGCCCAGGCAGACATTCTCGTCAATGCTCACCTCGAAATATTTCCTGCCCTTTCTTTCCGGTGACAGTGCGCATTTCTGCCTCAAAATCATCACGCGCGTGCCGGTCTGGTTTCTCAGCATGTCAAGCAGGGCCGCCTCAGTTGCCTCGACATCGAAGGGGTCGCTTATCGCAGTCTTCGCTCCTACCGCCTTGCAGACGGCCTCAATATCCACATCCGGAACATCGTCGCCCATCACGCTGGCTTTGAGGCCGGGATGGGGCTGGAAGCCCGTCATGGCCGTTCCGCTGTTGTCCAGTATGACCATGATGATGTCCGATTTGTTGTGCACTGCATTCACAAGCGCGGGCATCGCTGCATGGAAGAATGTCGAATCGCCGCATACACTCAACACAGGCTGGTCCATGCCGAATCTTCCAAGCTGGCCGAAGCCGCTTGCTATGCCTGTGCCCGCGCCCATGCAGTGACCTGTCTTGAGCGTCGAAAACCCGCAAGGCAGAAAGGCGAGCGTATAGCAGCCGATGTCACCACAGACGAATCCCTTGCGGTTATCCATGGCAAGCGCATTGTGAATGCCCCAGAATGACGCCCTGTGAGGGCATCCTGCACAGAAGGTGGTTTCGCGGCTGGGGGCGTTGCCGAAAGAAAGCATATTTGCATTTATCTCGAATTCCTGAGGTACAGGTTTGTAGTCGATTCCCAGAATGCCGGCAAGGGCTGCTATCACTATATCGGGATTGAGTTCACCGGTAGTTGGAAGCGTCGCCTCCGCCCTTCCGAAAAACTGCTTGACGCCTGTTTCATCCGCCAGTTCGGCGGCAAGAATCTTTACGTTGTCTTCGAGGAAAGGGAGAACTTCTTCGACAACGAGAATTTTCTTTGAAGCCGACAGATGCTTCTTCATAAGATTTCTCGGCAGCGGCCATGTGGTGCCGAGCTTGAGAATGCCTACCCTGTCTTCAACACCCAGGACATTGACCGCTTCCTTTGAATAGAAGGTGCATGCGCTGCTTGTGATTATAAGAAGC
This genomic window from Desulfomonilia bacterium contains:
- a CDS encoding thiamine pyrophosphate-dependent enzyme, with translation MSRLTEEKGGDILLMMGNEAIARGALEAGVQVASAYPGTPSSEIIENLGKAADERGLYVEWSVNEKVAVEVAAAGSFAGLRSLVAMKQNGVNVASDFLLHLGLSGTRGGMVLIPCDDPGALSSVNEGESRHFAKLLELPLLEPGDFQEAKDMTKWAFELSEEIKGLVVMRSVTRLSHASGTVKTGPLPAEKRKAVFRSDGFVIDPETGPVHTMPVAYWHPIQQQKLKKAEALFEQSPFNTYTGPVEPELLIITSSACTFYSKEAVNVLGVEDRVGILKLGTTWPLPRNLMKKHLSASKKILVVEEVLPFLEDNVKILAAELADETGVKQFFGRAEATLPTTGELNPDIVIAALAGILGIDYKPVPQEFEINANMLSFGNAPSRETTFCAGCPHRASFWGIHNALAMDNRKGFVCGDIGCYTLAFLPCGFSTLKTGHCMGAGTGIASGFGQLGRFGMDQPVLSVCGDSTFFHAAMPALVNAVHNKSDIIMVILDNSGTAMTGFQPHPGLKASVMGDDVPDVDIEAVCKAVGAKTAISDPFDVEATEAALLDMLRNQTGTRVMILRQKCALSPERKGRKYFEVSIDENVCLGEKCGCNRLCTRIFRCPGLIWDQAAGKARIDEVICAGCGVCASICPSGAIKKAEVAK